In one Prosthecochloris aestuarii DSM 271 genomic region, the following are encoded:
- a CDS encoding type II toxin-antitoxin system prevent-host-death family antitoxin: protein MKVYTYSEARQKLSEVLEIARREEVVIRKRTGEMFSVVFRKPEVSPFDVPGVKTQALTDDILDAVREVRSREKGEVG, encoded by the coding sequence ATGAAAGTCTATACGTATTCGGAAGCCAGACAAAAGTTGTCGGAGGTTCTGGAGATAGCCCGCCGTGAAGAGGTGGTTATTCGCAAGCGAACCGGTGAGATGTTTTCGGTCGTCTTCCGGAAACCTGAGGTTTCTCCTTTCGATGTGCCGGGAGTAAAGACACAGGCATTGACAGATGATATTCTCGATGCGGTCAGGGAAGTTCGTTCCCGTGAAAAGGGTGAGGTTGGTTAG
- a CDS encoding transcriptional regulator: MEATKQQFEDFVKKIAGYPVTWGNLITTPLPQLLKQRYALYTLHIGNRSFLGIYLKNKIEFKPATFEKHLQQVWQNITEYDAYCVITQDLPGYVRQRMVERKIPFVDIGRQLFWPELGAAYQQKKLKASPPVVKALSPATQAVLIYALNDGIQKPVTPKKLAEQLGYTPMTMTRALNEIESIKLCSVKRQGKERFLLPEHKEMLWKNARPFLHNPVKNVKRIMEKDLPENQRLAAGETALAQCSMLTLPKEPIYALWNRYWKKLSKTAQTVPIEDEGTCQLQLWHYNPALFAAEGRVDPFSLYLSLQTERDERVESALEKIMEKLKW, from the coding sequence ATGGAAGCAACAAAACAACAGTTCGAGGATTTCGTCAAAAAAATTGCCGGATATCCGGTTACCTGGGGAAATCTTATAACGACACCCCTACCTCAACTCCTTAAGCAAAGATATGCACTCTATACGCTGCATATTGGCAATCGATCATTCCTCGGAATCTATCTTAAAAACAAAATTGAGTTCAAACCCGCAACCTTTGAGAAACATCTACAACAGGTCTGGCAGAACATTACTGAATATGACGCATACTGTGTGATCACCCAGGACCTTCCCGGTTATGTACGCCAGCGCATGGTCGAACGCAAAATCCCCTTTGTCGATATCGGTCGACAACTCTTCTGGCCTGAACTTGGTGCCGCGTATCAGCAAAAAAAACTCAAAGCCTCGCCACCTGTCGTCAAAGCCCTCAGCCCAGCCACCCAGGCCGTACTCATCTACGCATTAAACGATGGCATACAGAAACCAGTAACCCCAAAGAAACTGGCAGAACAGCTTGGCTATACGCCTATGACAATGACGAGAGCACTCAATGAAATCGAAAGCATCAAGCTCTGTAGCGTCAAACGCCAAGGAAAGGAACGCTTCCTGTTACCGGAACACAAAGAAATGCTCTGGAAAAATGCTCGCCCCTTCCTGCATAACCCGGTGAAAAACGTTAAGCGAATCATGGAAAAAGACCTCCCCGAAAACCAACGCCTGGCAGCCGGAGAAACCGCCCTCGCACAGTGCAGTATGCTGACGTTACCAAAGGAGCCGATTTACGCCTTATGGAACCGTTACTGGAAAAAACTTTCCAAGACAGCCCAAACCGTTCCTATTGAGGACGAAGGAACCTGTCAGCTTCAGTTATGGCACTATAACCCGGCCTTATTTGCTGCAGAAGGGAGAGTTGACCCATTCTCACTCTACCTGAGCCTGCAAACAGAACGTGACGAACGTGTAGAATCAGCGCTTGAAAAAATAATGGAGAAGCTCAAATGGTAG
- a CDS encoding phosphomannomutase, with protein MNFLLGSGVGFGTSGARGLVVDMTDRVCYGFAAAFLGSVAGDAAGVVIGHDLRPSSPGIAGACARAVMDSGRELVYAGALPTPALAFYAQRLGLPAIVVTGSHIPFDRNGIKFYRADGEISKADELAMMEAEVVVPEVVVPAVLPALDGRAREAYVRRYLDFFGAGSLEGMRVGVYEHSSVARDVLREILEGLGADVVSLGRTEVFVPIDTEAVRPEDVLQARAWADEVGFDAIVSTDGDGDRPLIGDENGLWMRGDVVGILCAQFLRANVVVTPVSCNTAVEACGWFGKVVRTRIGSPYVVAGMDASAADGVVVCYEANGGFLLESRVVHNGRTLEALPTRDSVLPILALLGMARERDEKVSGLSASLPKRFTASDRLKDVPTERSNSLISSLRDSPDEAARLLGPDAGGVAWMDMTDGLRMTFENGDIIHLRPSGNAPELRCYAEADSVERAEMLCAGALGAVTRDA; from the coding sequence ATGAATTTTCTTTTGGGGTCGGGGGTTGGGTTTGGGACGAGTGGGGCTCGGGGGTTGGTGGTGGATATGACTGACCGGGTGTGTTATGGGTTTGCGGCGGCTTTTCTTGGAAGTGTTGCAGGGGATGCTGCGGGTGTGGTTATCGGGCATGATTTGCGGCCGAGCAGTCCGGGGATTGCCGGGGCGTGCGCTCGGGCGGTGATGGATTCGGGGCGTGAGCTGGTTTATGCGGGAGCGTTGCCTACTCCGGCTCTGGCTTTTTATGCACAGCGGCTTGGATTGCCTGCGATTGTGGTGACGGGGAGTCATATTCCGTTTGATCGGAACGGGATTAAGTTTTACCGTGCGGATGGGGAGATTTCGAAGGCGGATGAGCTGGCGATGATGGAGGCGGAGGTGGTTGTGCCGGAGGTGGTTGTTCCGGCGGTTTTGCCGGCTCTTGATGGCCGGGCGCGAGAGGCGTATGTGCGACGATATCTTGATTTTTTCGGTGCGGGTTCGCTTGAGGGGATGCGTGTCGGGGTGTATGAGCATTCGAGCGTTGCTCGGGATGTGTTGCGTGAGATTCTTGAGGGGCTTGGCGCTGACGTGGTTTCGCTGGGGCGGACGGAGGTGTTTGTGCCGATCGATACGGAGGCGGTGCGTCCGGAGGATGTGCTGCAGGCCAGGGCGTGGGCTGATGAGGTTGGTTTTGATGCGATTGTGTCGACTGACGGGGATGGTGACCGGCCGTTGATCGGGGATGAGAATGGTTTGTGGATGCGTGGAGATGTTGTTGGTATTTTGTGTGCGCAGTTTTTGCGTGCCAATGTGGTGGTGACGCCGGTGAGCTGCAATACGGCTGTGGAGGCGTGTGGCTGGTTTGGCAAGGTTGTTCGGACGCGTATCGGGTCGCCGTATGTGGTTGCGGGGATGGATGCGTCTGCCGCTGATGGCGTTGTGGTTTGCTATGAGGCTAATGGTGGGTTTCTTTTGGAGAGCCGGGTTGTGCATAACGGGCGGACGCTGGAGGCGCTGCCGACGCGCGATTCGGTGCTGCCGATTCTTGCGTTGCTTGGTATGGCGCGGGAGCGTGATGAGAAGGTTTCCGGGTTGAGCGCGTCGTTGCCGAAGCGGTTTACGGCGAGCGATCGGCTGAAGGATGTGCCGACTGAGCGGAGCAATTCGTTGATATCGAGTCTGCGGGATTCGCCGGATGAGGCGGCCCGGTTGCTTGGGCCTGATGCTGGTGGGGTTGCGTGGATGGATATGACGGATGGATTGCGGATGACGTTTGAGAACGGGGATATTATTCATCTGCGACCGTCGGGCAATGCACCGGAGCTGCGGTGTTATGCTGAGGCGGATAGTGTTGAGCGGGCTGAGATGTTGTGTGCGGGTGCGCTTGGCGCGGTGACGCGTGACGCGTGA
- a CDS encoding type II toxin-antitoxin system VapC family toxin: MVIADTNVFLAVLLEEPEREVLIKLTAGEVIIAPEVLPYEMGNALSALVKKGRIRAVDAGRVLQYARQIPVQLKPVDIGIALTIAVEAGIYAYDAYFIQTAISFRSPLLTLDRRMRRVAQDAGVAVVEIS; this comes from the coding sequence ATGGTTATTGCTGATACAAATGTTTTCCTTGCCGTACTGCTTGAGGAACCTGAACGGGAGGTGCTTATTAAACTTACAGCCGGAGAAGTTATCATTGCGCCCGAGGTCTTACCCTACGAGATGGGAAATGCATTGAGTGCTCTTGTTAAAAAAGGCAGGATCAGGGCTGTTGATGCTGGTCGGGTTTTGCAGTATGCCCGTCAGATACCTGTTCAGTTGAAACCTGTAGATATAGGGATTGCCTTGACCATTGCAGTTGAGGCTGGTATCTATGCCTATGATGCGTATTTTATTCAAACAGCAATCAGCTTCAGAAGTCCGTTGTTGACTCTCGATCGAAGGATGAGGCGGGTCGCACAGGATGCTGGCGTTGCGGTAGTGGAGATTTCATGA
- a CDS encoding universal stress protein, whose product MSDIRVILCPVNFSLESRAALAHAREIASSTGASIVLLHAIDLVGDDEGLVAMLAQEEDDEACPETRISMLADELAGDGCDVRYLLEYGDPAQVICKQAELLGADMIIMTTAARKGMKRLLMGSTAENVIRDAECPVVVVKGKK is encoded by the coding sequence ATGTCTGATATACGCGTGATTCTCTGTCCAGTCAATTTTTCACTGGAGTCGCGTGCAGCTCTGGCTCATGCAAGGGAAATTGCTTCAAGTACGGGGGCTTCGATTGTGCTGCTGCATGCCATAGACCTGGTGGGGGATGATGAGGGTCTTGTTGCAATGTTGGCACAAGAAGAGGATGACGAGGCCTGCCCTGAAACACGAATCTCCATGCTTGCTGATGAGCTTGCAGGAGATGGCTGTGACGTGCGGTATTTGTTGGAATATGGTGATCCTGCACAGGTGATCTGCAAGCAGGCCGAATTGCTTGGTGCAGATATGATCATCATGACAACAGCAGCCAGGAAGGGGATGAAGCGATTGCTCATGGGCAGTACAGCCGAAAATGTGATTCGTGATGCCGAGTGCCCTGTGGTAGTGGTGAAAGGAAAAAAATAG
- a CDS encoding Fic family protein, with translation MVLDTTQNRPAGYAFLIEQYNVSALPNWHTSTVSKAGMLRKTMQDGQVESIFPPSYWPGDETGDHLEFALKYDGVNLGILSAVFDMIPQEEIAAWISSKPTGKYTRRIWLLYEFLTGRRLPLPDLTKGNYIELLESDRYYTATPGRRIQRQRVISNLLGGREFCPIIRRTEKLVSMQEIDLRKQCEELITSYPPELLRRALSYLYTKETRSSFEIEHIKPSASRTEKFIGLLEMAEHKDFCEKPLLIEVQNRIVDPRFQDTDYRPSQNYVGQTISFQRQLVHYVCPQPDDLPELMAGLLVAHQVMKEGAVPAIIHAAAISYGFVFMHPFEDGNGRIHRFLIHNILFLRSQIPKGLMFPVSAAMLKNPALYDHSLEAFSNPLMQLVDYDLDDLGQMTVQDESGAFYRYIDMTAQAEALYDFVKLTIEHELVEELDFLANYDKTRQAIQESVDMPDRLIDLFIRLCLQNNGRLSPKKRASHFGFLTDTELADLENAVQKEYTRN, from the coding sequence ATGGTATTGGACACGACACAGAACCGGCCAGCAGGCTATGCGTTTCTGATCGAGCAGTACAACGTAAGCGCTTTACCGAACTGGCACACATCCACCGTCAGCAAGGCAGGAATGCTGCGCAAAACCATGCAGGATGGGCAGGTAGAATCCATCTTTCCACCCTCTTATTGGCCTGGCGACGAAACGGGAGACCATCTGGAATTCGCCCTCAAATACGATGGTGTCAACCTTGGCATCCTGTCGGCAGTGTTCGACATGATCCCACAAGAAGAAATAGCAGCCTGGATCAGCTCGAAGCCAACCGGTAAATACACCCGCAGAATCTGGTTGCTCTATGAATTTCTGACCGGTCGGAGACTCCCTCTGCCCGATCTGACCAAGGGAAATTACATCGAGCTGCTTGAATCAGACCGCTACTATACCGCAACGCCCGGTCGTCGTATACAGCGTCAGCGAGTCATCAGCAATCTGCTTGGAGGAAGAGAGTTCTGTCCCATCATCCGCCGTACCGAAAAGCTTGTCAGCATGCAAGAAATCGACCTGCGCAAACAGTGCGAAGAGCTCATCACCTCCTATCCGCCGGAGCTTCTCAGACGGGCGCTAAGCTACCTGTATACCAAAGAGACCAGGTCATCATTCGAGATCGAACACATCAAGCCGAGCGCATCCCGGACAGAAAAATTCATCGGCTTGCTGGAGATGGCTGAGCATAAGGACTTTTGCGAGAAACCTCTCCTTATCGAGGTGCAGAACCGCATCGTTGATCCCCGATTTCAAGACACGGACTACCGACCCAGCCAGAACTACGTCGGTCAGACGATTTCCTTCCAGAGGCAGCTCGTTCACTATGTCTGTCCTCAACCTGACGACCTCCCGGAACTGATGGCGGGACTGCTCGTAGCACATCAGGTGATGAAGGAAGGCGCAGTCCCCGCCATTATCCATGCCGCCGCCATTTCCTACGGCTTTGTCTTCATGCATCCCTTTGAGGACGGCAACGGCCGTATTCACCGGTTTCTCATACACAACATCCTGTTCCTGCGCAGCCAGATCCCGAAAGGGCTCATGTTCCCGGTCTCTGCCGCCATGCTGAAAAACCCGGCGCTTTACGATCACTCCCTGGAGGCGTTTTCAAACCCGCTGATGCAACTGGTTGACTACGACCTTGACGATCTCGGCCAGATGACCGTACAGGATGAGAGTGGAGCATTCTACCGATACATCGACATGACTGCCCAGGCGGAGGCCTTGTATGATTTCGTCAAACTCACCATCGAACACGAACTGGTAGAAGAACTCGATTTCCTGGCGAATTACGACAAAACCAGGCAGGCCATCCAGGAGAGCGTAGACATGCCTGACCGCCTCATTGATCTGTTCATCCGCCTCTGCCTGCAAAACAACGGTCGCCTTTCACCCAAAAAAAGAGCGTCGCATTTCGGATTCCTGACCGATACCGAGTTGGCCGACCTGGAAAATGCCGTCCAAAAAGAATACACAAGGAACTGA
- the glmS gene encoding glutamine--fructose-6-phosphate transaminase (isomerizing): MCGIVGYIGQQEAAPLLLKGLQRLEYRGYDSAGIAVLDGVRCDVLGGGMNDDAGVRVVKRKGNVASLGEALAGSNGAVSGATMGIGHTRWATHGDPSDRNAHPHVSADGQIALIHNGIIENHAALRVELRKHGYEFVSDTDSEVLVHLIDHLWKSIPFMNFEGAVREALSIVDGAYGICVISSREPDKLLVARNGSPLVIGVGEGEYFVASDAAPIVEHTRRVVYLSDGEMGVITRDGYTVKSIGNIVCEKGLTELDFDLEEIEKAGFEHFMLKEIFEQPEVMQDVMRGRVRLDEGRIQLGGIADQLEQLREAKRIVICACGTSWHAGLIGEYLIEEFARIPVEVDYASEFRYRSPIVGPGDVMIVISQSGETADTLAALRLAKEKGAMVVGICNVVGSTIARETDCGMYTHAGPEIGVASTKAFTAQVIVLTMLALALSKDRTMTDGEVMDALRCLNELPERVKRILDYNGEIQSIAEEYKNARNFLYLGRGYNFPVALEGALKLKEISYIHAEGYPAAEMKHGPIALIDEEMPVVVIAPKDDTYQKVLSNIQEVKARGGRVIAIATEGDEEIRELADHVMYVPEGKAFIMPLLTVIPLQLLSYYIATLRGCDVDRPRNLAKSVTVE, encoded by the coding sequence ATGTGTGGAATAGTAGGATATATCGGGCAGCAGGAAGCTGCCCCTTTGCTTTTAAAGGGGTTGCAGCGGCTGGAATACCGTGGGTATGATTCTGCGGGGATCGCGGTGTTGGATGGTGTTAGGTGTGATGTGTTAGGTGGGGGGATGAACGATGATGCTGGGGTTCGGGTGGTGAAGCGGAAGGGGAATGTGGCTTCGCTTGGTGAGGCTTTGGCTGGGAGCAATGGGGCGGTGTCTGGTGCTACTATGGGCATTGGGCATACGCGGTGGGCGACGCATGGGGATCCGAGTGACCGGAATGCGCATCCGCATGTGAGTGCTGATGGCCAGATTGCGTTGATCCATAACGGGATTATCGAGAACCATGCGGCGCTGCGGGTTGAGCTGAGGAAGCACGGGTATGAGTTTGTGAGTGATACGGATTCGGAGGTGCTGGTGCACCTGATCGATCACTTGTGGAAGAGTATTCCCTTCATGAATTTCGAGGGGGCAGTGCGCGAGGCGCTCTCGATTGTGGACGGGGCGTACGGGATCTGCGTGATTTCGTCGCGTGAGCCGGACAAGCTGCTGGTTGCGCGTAACGGTAGCCCGCTGGTGATCGGGGTTGGCGAGGGAGAGTACTTCGTTGCGTCGGATGCGGCGCCGATTGTGGAGCATACGCGGCGGGTGGTGTACCTGTCGGACGGTGAGATGGGCGTGATTACGCGGGACGGGTATACGGTGAAGAGTATCGGTAATATTGTGTGCGAGAAGGGGCTGACGGAGCTGGATTTCGACCTGGAGGAGATCGAGAAGGCGGGGTTCGAGCACTTTATGCTGAAGGAGATTTTCGAGCAGCCGGAGGTGATGCAGGATGTGATGCGCGGCAGGGTGCGGCTCGACGAGGGGCGGATCCAGTTGGGCGGGATTGCCGATCAGCTGGAGCAGCTGCGCGAGGCGAAGCGGATTGTGATCTGTGCGTGCGGGACGAGCTGGCATGCGGGGTTGATTGGGGAGTACCTGATCGAGGAGTTTGCGCGCATTCCGGTGGAGGTGGATTATGCGTCGGAGTTCCGCTACCGGAGCCCGATTGTGGGGCCGGGGGATGTGATGATCGTGATTTCGCAGTCGGGCGAGACGGCTGATACGCTGGCGGCCTTGCGGCTGGCGAAGGAGAAGGGGGCGATGGTTGTGGGGATCTGCAACGTGGTGGGGTCCACGATTGCGCGTGAGACCGATTGCGGGATGTACACGCACGCCGGGCCGGAGATCGGGGTGGCGTCGACGAAGGCGTTCACCGCGCAGGTGATTGTGTTGACCATGCTGGCGCTGGCGCTTTCGAAGGACCGGACGATGACGGACGGCGAGGTGATGGATGCGCTGCGTTGCTTGAATGAGCTGCCGGAACGGGTGAAGAGGATCCTGGACTACAACGGGGAGATCCAGAGCATTGCGGAGGAGTACAAGAATGCGCGCAACTTCCTCTATCTGGGGCGCGGGTACAACTTCCCGGTGGCGCTGGAAGGGGCGCTGAAGCTGAAGGAGATTTCCTACATCCACGCCGAGGGGTACCCGGCAGCGGAGATGAAGCATGGCCCGATTGCGCTGATCGACGAGGAGATGCCGGTGGTGGTGATTGCGCCGAAGGATGATACGTACCAAAAGGTGCTGAGTAACATCCAGGAAGTCAAGGCCCGAGGTGGCCGTGTGATTGCCATTGCCACGGAGGGCGACGAAGAGATCAGGGAACTGGCCGACCACGTGATGTACGTTCCGGAAGGCAAGGCGTTCATAATGCCCCTTCTGACGGTTATCCCGCTGCAGCTGCTGTCGTATTATATCGCGACCCTGCGGGGGTGTGATGTTGACCGGCCGAGGAATCTGGCGAAGTCGGTAACGGTTGAATAG